In the genome of Neodiprion fabricii isolate iyNeoFabr1 chromosome 4, iyNeoFabr1.1, whole genome shotgun sequence, the window TCAAACGACGATTTTCGCTTCTCTCATATATAACTATTGTAATATAATGCAAATATATGATGCAATAAGTTtgtaatgtatattatatatacactttgtatattaatcattgcgatttattttcaacgagatCCGTTACCCTTGTATTACGTTTGATCTCGAAAAATCGATTGCTGATCAGCTCCAAATCGGGAGTCTacgtttttctaatttttttaatttttaatttttttcttttttttcaagtagaAAAATCTATTCAACTAATTGGCTAATCAAGAACAATTtaccgataaaaaattttcatatcgtaCTCGGAAGAATCACAGCAATTAGGTATAATGATTATTAGCGCTGTGTCGGAAAAAATCTTTTATCGAATCTCTGAGAGTGATGCAtgcaaaagagagagagagagagagagagagagagagagagagagagagagagagagagagagagagagagagagagagagagagagagagagagagagagagagagagagagagagagagagagagagagaggcaaaCGCGATTtatgtacgaaaatttttatacagagTTCAATTCAGTCGCGAGGAATGTTTTATAAATACACCTGATCACATAACGTAGTTGAATTAATAAATCGTACCGAATGATTTAGCCCAGCAAGGATCTTTCATAAATGCGTCACGATCTCAGAATGTGATCTCAGAAAAGTGAAATCAGCTGGGGGATGCTAAATTTCGAGATGTGTGCGGTAATTtcggaaggaagaaaaaaccaGTTAATGTcatacaatttaaaaaaataaggaaaaaaaaaaacgaaaacagtGAATCATATATTCTATACAGTTTTgatacaagaaataaaataaaaaaaccttAAATCAAAAAGAGTCTGAACGTAAAGTAATTTACAGACATATTTCGATGCTAAGTTAGCTGCTCGACAGTCGTAAACCAAAATACTAgcaaattcaagaaaaaaaggagtaaatcattttttcacgcTCGTAGACCGTAACACTTAAACTAGTTCGTAGTCTTgactaattaaaaaaaaaaatgtgcgaaTTACAATAGAGCGAAAAATTAGGATTAAATAAAGTCTCTAATCGCAATCCGccgttatatttattttataattactcTATTTCCTCGCATTACTCGCGACCTAAAATCAAATACaacgacgaaaaaatttcttttaggAGGATATAATCTCGAGGAAGTCACGTCCTCGTGTGTATAAAGCACACTTAATTAACACAAGTGCGCAcacttattattattcgaatcTAAGTTGACCGATTCGAAAGCGTTAAATTCTCACATCGGTGTCAATAATTAGGCAAGCTGCGTTTCCAGCCAGTTTCAACTCTCGGATGTTTTGCCGTTGTAGCTGGCcgtttgaaacaaataaatgaaaggCAAGAACGCAATGTAATCACATAGCAAACGCAAAATTATATGATaggtaaaaaagaaactctgGTTATAATATATCATGCGgattatattaatttatatatcaTATCCATAGACTTTCACTTTTTACAGAGGAGCCCGCTGCACACACGGACCGTGTCAAATCGCTTTATCTTGCCAGTGTCAACGATAAACGAATCTCGATCTTAATTCTCAGAGTCAAACGTCAGGTTTTGATATTACGAATCCGCTCGTGTGTTACGAGTTGGCGGAAAGTGGTGGGTGGGAGGAAATCGCACCGAAAAACAATTCATATTTTGCTCGTCGTTGTTTCGGCTAATTTTAACTTCATTCGCGTACTCGCCGAATTCGTAACTGCGTCTCGTTATTTACACCTGTACATACGTGACAAACATGTACCGGGACGATctgttgaaacttgaaaatgaaccgcgcatgcgcgagttttatcggctgttcgcgcaggctggccaatccgagttttcagctgtcgaactctttctgccggcgatgcggttgatacgaattttcgaggttagaatctcaagtaatcgaggcagcgactcggaaaggtttcggaagcgtttgttgtcgggtcggaaagttgattcttcgaagaacgctcggaattcaacgcttacgctctttgaaaattcgaacgtagacattttgcgtaggttggcccgcctgcgtcgcggacaaaattatcgctgcgggaagatttggccgaccaatgagatctgattatttggcgcatgcgcggttcattttcaagtttcaagagattgtcccggtataagTAGAATTTCGCTGTGGATTATCAAGAATCTATCGATTGCTTCGTCCGGTACACCTTCTTCTTTTGCGAGAAAGTTATATTGTGTATTTAATTAACGCACCAATTGAAGcccctttctttttttctatattttacgGTTCTTTGACgcataattgaaaaaaaaaaaaaaaaaaaaaaatgctcaaCCCACTAATTAATTGCCTTTAATCTCGTTACAGTCTGATTTCTAATGAACACCAGCGACGATACAATCAGCGAGATGTCGAACATCTACAACAACTCGGTCGTGAGGTTTTACCAACGTTTGTTCTACGAATGGGCTGGTGAGTTTATTCGAGAATCCTATTTTACGTTACTTCGAACAATCGGCTCCTCCGTATCTTAATTCACAAATGTTCAACAAATCTTGTAAATCATTGACAAGAGATTCTCATTGTCAACATAAATATGGCATTGAATTTGGAAAGAGGAGTTGTCGAAGAATttcaacaagaaaaaaaataaaaaaaaaataaataaaaaatcactaaaaacaagaacctaaattattttttacaaatatccggataaaaagttattttttcaaactgaaaGAACCTCTGCAAAAATATAAGAGATTACACCTAATCATGAAATACAAGGCAGTGCGTTCAAATGTTTTAACTGCGTTTTGTGACTTTCAACCAAAGTTCACCACGAAATCCGTATCGCTAAAAAACCTGATTCCCATCAaccggaagtaaaaaaattctgtggtttGCAGCCCgcaagaggtaaaaaaaaaaaaaaaaaaaaaaaaaaaaaacaaataaataaacaaataaaaaaatgtacaagatGTGTAAAATTGTCGTACGTGCGAACGTTGTTGCAGAAGcatattgttttctttccaatCGATTTTAGATACTCGTGAAACGTGACCGTGAATTTTAAGAACACGTTGctggtggaagaaaaaaaaaaaaaaaagtttcgagtgCGGAAATACTAATCGAGTCCGCATATCACGTGCTTCGGATCTTTTTCATCCTAGTTCGGGTTGCGTAATAAATTGATCAGCATTTTTCCACCTGTCAATTAATCGATCGAACAAGATTATCTGCCGCAGGCCCATCACGTCAGACGGTCATGCGTTCAATTCTTTGATCTGTCCTAGATGTGAGGACAAAGGATTGGTTTCTGATGGGGTCGCCGGTCCCAGGCGCCAGCATAATGTTCGGCTACCTTTACTTCGTTCTCTCCTGGGGCCCGAGGCACATGGAACACCGAAAGCCGTATCAGCTCAAGAATGTTCTCATTCTTTACAACTTGTTCCAAGTTATCCTCAGCATTTGGTTATTTTGCGAGGGTCTCGACGCCGCCTGGCTAACTAAATACAGCTGGAAGTGCGAGCCCgtagatttttcaaactcaccAGAAGCGCTCCGGGTCAGTTTTCACGTTAGATTCGAATCATTCCAATATTATTACCTGCACTTTCTCTCCATATTTCTATCCACTTATTCACCTCGGCGTAATTAATAGTCAAGGTGACCGGTTACGTCGGTCGGCTTTGCCGAATGAGGATGACTTTTTACCGGAGGACCGgttggaatttgaaaaaaaaaaaaaaataaaaaaaaaagatgcgttattttttatttttatcgattttttatgACGGTATAAATTCACGAATCGAGTTCTTATgcaaatttaatcaaattactgtacgttcGTTCTCTACTAACTCTTCATTATCGTTTTTCAATTGGTCTATTCAACGTTCTATAACGTTTTGTACAGAAAGGAAATGGTTAACTACACTTACAATTCGGATACACGAAGATAATTGTGGAAATTATTgctgtgtgtttttttttttttttttttcgttctgttttgtttttgtttgaattcTAAATATCATACCTGTGTAtaatttgaatcgaattaaagcgacgattttctttaccgataaaaaagcaaaaggtGAAGTACCTgagaataaacaaacgaaaatcAGACCTACGCACGAGTCGGAAAAATATTGTCGATACGATGTTTCGTAAAATCTTTTTACGATCGGTTTTCGTACGTACATTTGTTAATATATGAGCGTGTTATTCCGGTTGCAACAAATTCCTACCGGTTTTCTGTCTTTTCACTCTAtcgttctttttgtttttctctttcgtctCTTTTGCGAGTTGCACGTAATCGCTAAAAGTGAATTCAAGACGTAGAAGAATCCGAATCTCTCCGATCCACCTGATAGTAATAATGAACGATCCGCAGGTTGCTCGAGGCGTCTACATTTACTTCCTTGCGAAAATCTCCGAGCTCCTGGACACCGTCTTCTTCGTTTTGCGGAAGAAGGATCGACAGATAAGCTTCCTTCACATGTATCATCACACCGTCATGCCTCTCGTCGCTTGGGGAGCCACCAAGTATTATCCCGGCGGCCACGGGACCTTCATAGGTACGAAAAAAggataagaaagaaaagaaaagaaaatctaaaaCGACCACAAGATACGGTtgtaatatcgaatttttcaatagtGGAAAGTCTGAACAGCGTAACGCAGTGTCAAAATGTTATAATGAAAAAGCGAAGtgtgaaacgtgaaaactttGGAAAGGTCAGAGTCTAGTCGATTAGACAGTCAAAATTTATAgcgaattacatgaataaatgagaatgtATGATAGCGGgtttctagaaaaaaaaaaaaaaaagaaacatttttcaaacacgcATCAAAATTTTGCTATAGCATCTCAAATAGAATATCTCAGCCAAATACGACCTtctaatattgatatttagaggtgtcgattttattttttccatttcttatttaaataatgcgtaagaaaaatcgaaaatttgttgaattttttcctttctcgcAAACGGCTTGACTTATAAGCTATCAGAACACAGATTCTTACaggaaatttcacgctctatAAAAAAGTAATGAGATGGAATTTTCCCAAATATAAACGGTTAAGAAATATTCAACAGATGACTCAATGTTTGTGGGCGAATATTTCTTAACCTGATAAAGTTAGGAAAATTGTAtctcagtattttttttatagagcTTGAAATTCCCTATGAAAACCTGTACTTAGAtagtttattaattttacaattttttttttttttttttgtacgcgTTATGTAACTTGTAAATGAAAGAAGTAAAACaggcacctctaaatattaatattaagcgATCATGTTTGGTTGAAATATTCCATTTGAAATTctctaccgaaattttcatgcgcgtttgaaaaaatataattttcgtcTGTTTCGAAACGCTATAATGTATAAACAAGCTGAAATACACATAACGTGCATCGTGGAATTCTTTTATCTCCCTACAAGTCGAGTCGTCTGTATTTCGATCTTCtatatttaatcaattttatttttgatctATTACATTTTGCTCTGCTCTTCTACTCGTCTATGACTTGTGTATCCGGTACCGATTTTTTCGCCACTTTTTAGTTGAGCTACTTTGTTactcaaattattttctcctttttcgtCCCATCTAATTTCAGGCATCATCAACACCTTCGTCCACATCGTCATGTACACCTACTACCTTCTGGCGGCGATGCTGCCGCAATATCAGGCCTACTTGTGGTGGAAGAAATACATCACCACCTTACAAATGgtacaattttcaatcgattctTGCTTTCGTCAACGCTTACAGATTTCTAGAGCAAATTTTTGCGCGCCAATTCTCTCTGGCTTGATCCTCTTTTTCTCGTCGAATTGATAAAGTCTGAATTACTTTAGCGAATAACGCAGTTTTTCGCATCATTCGAGGAGGccataattttacaaatcgCAAATCAAATATCCAATCGAAAGAGCTTGAATGACCGAAATGATGTTTTTCTAAGTAACGAGCAATCGATTCTCGGCTAGCTTAAATCCATGCCAATTTCTACTCAACATTTGAAATCGCGCGACAAACGTCGAAAATCATGGAAATCATTGTAAGTCTTGCGGTTAAAGGTGAAATGGTTTCAactcgttgaaattttattaatttttttctccccgaTTTCCATTTATTTCCAACGATTCAACCCAGCGTTCCAAATAATTTCCAGTGCCTAGTTACGATTTTCCGTGATCAGCATGAAAATCGGTCAGAaaactcgaaaatttttaaaaacatgaaCAACgatcgttgttgttattattattgttattattacagtaGTCGAGAGATTAAGTTTTTCACCCGTTGATATTCGTTCGTTATTCTCAGGGCCAGTTCTGCATCGCCTTCCTTCACAGCCTGCAGCTGCTGATCTACGACTGCGACTATCCGAGGTGGTCGCTGATGATCATTCTCCCGAATGTGACGTTCTTCTACTTACTGTTCGCGGACTTTTACAACAAGGCCTACGACAAGTCGAAGACATCGGAAACTGTGGCGAGTGCGAAGCTTCGCGAGGATTAAGAAAGTCGGAGGGTGACGAACGGCGGTAAAGTCCAGAATGGAAAAACGACGAAGGCCTGATCGAGTATCGACCCAGTTTTTGGCCATCCTTCAAAGGGAGACTGAAAACATTTATTTGGCGCAATGAACGGCTTTCtcgatttcgaaaaaaaattgccttaCACGTAGATCCGGCTTTTTGTATCCTACGAGGACGCCGAATGgctggatgaaaaaaagacgGTTCAACTTATATCGATTGGTTTTGGCTCAACAAGTAGCGCATTTAGCGATCGTATTTGCGTACATAGGTGGATAATCTAAAAATCTAGTTGACACGtcgaataattcaacgaaatttaGCATGCGATTTGTAAACGAAGTTCGGACTGCGATGATATTTGTACCAGGGCTTTGATgctgttattattaaaaaaataatgacagAATTACAGTTCTCAAAATATATCGACGACTGGACGTTATTGGTTCTAATATTCggttcacaatttttttttcttttttttcttcaaagaaGCTGCGTTTACTGACTGAATATTCTCagtttgtttttcataatatttttcatttctgtaggaattttttatctctaGATTTTTAGATTCGCAAACCGGATCAGTAATCTTCCAGTTTACAAGGCTGAAATAGAATCAGGCAAAATTAGAAACGGTCCAATCTTTCTAAATATATCTTCCAACTATCTCGATAAAAGCTTCACTGACGATGTTTCAAAGTGTGCAATTATTGCTCAAACAGATCGTATCTcaaatacgtacatatatacgacTCGGTCGCAGAAAATGTATTCgcgaaataattataattgaatttgtACATATAACAGGTTATATACGTTTATCGTTGTTTACGAGTTTGTTAAGTTCTGCGCCAAGAATATGATAGAATATAATTTGATGCGTCTGTCGCTTCCGAAATATAAGCgagcaaaaaatttgagaagcttgTATATAACACACAAATTGTAAGATTAAATCGCGTTTAACGTACGTTGGATGTAtagatttaaaatatttaacatGTTATTGCTGCCTGCAGAATGATTCAGCAAAGCGATACGTCATCGATATgtgatgaaattaataaacgagaaaaatttcgcagaCAGTTAGGTACCGTTGAACTTGACGACAAAATTAGCGTACGTAGGCActgtgtttttgtttttgtgtcttttttttttttttttttctttcaaacgtCGAATATCGTAGGTACTCATAGATACTAGAAGGCACTCGGCGTGCATTTTACAGCTTTAAATATCTTTACGGAAGAGTTGATATctttacatattattatacattaatgtaGGCATGTaccatataatataatacgataaatgtattatacatgagagtaatatatatatatataaactatAAAATTAGCTGATCAATCGATTAATAAATTCACGATTCAGTCGCTAATTATTACGTATCGTATGCACGGTagggtgattcaaaaaaatcattgtt includes:
- the LOC124179896 gene encoding elongation of very long chain fatty acids protein AAEL008004 translates to MNTSDDTISEMSNIYNNSVVRFYQRLFYEWADVRTKDWFLMGSPVPGASIMFGYLYFVLSWGPRHMEHRKPYQLKNVLILYNLFQVILSIWLFCEGLDAAWLTKYSWKCEPVDFSNSPEALRVARGVYIYFLAKISELLDTVFFVLRKKDRQISFLHMYHHTVMPLVAWGATKYYPGGHGTFIGIINTFVHIVMYTYYLLAAMLPQYQAYLWWKKYITTLQMGQFCIAFLHSLQLLIYDCDYPRWSLMIILPNVTFFYLLFADFYNKAYDKSKTSETVASAKLRED